One segment of Nostoc flagelliforme CCNUN1 DNA contains the following:
- a CDS encoding chemotaxis protein CheW: MVSKPDFLSGSGQDHFRPELQVESPEGELHLRFYIPSHQEFALQATGIREVIELSPDRITPIPNASPLLLGTLNLRGRVIWVADLGQFLGEASALNTDRAEISVIAIEEQDTIVGLAVEEIGGMDWLDVQNLMPPTSVPDTMAPFLRGEWLLDAKNNQCLRLLDQMAILRSARWAG; encoded by the coding sequence ATGGTCAGCAAACCGGACTTTTTAAGTGGCAGTGGTCAAGACCATTTCAGACCAGAATTACAAGTAGAAAGTCCTGAAGGTGAGTTACATTTAAGGTTTTACATTCCCTCGCATCAGGAGTTTGCACTACAAGCAACTGGCATTCGGGAGGTAATTGAACTAAGTCCTGATAGAATCACCCCGATTCCTAATGCTTCTCCTTTACTTTTGGGTACTCTAAATTTACGAGGTCGAGTTATTTGGGTAGCTGATTTGGGTCAATTTCTTGGGGAAGCAAGTGCATTAAACACGGATAGAGCTGAAATTTCGGTGATTGCCATTGAAGAGCAAGACACAATAGTGGGTTTAGCAGTAGAGGAAATTGGTGGTATGGACTGGTTGGATGTCCAGAATCTCATGCCACCAACTAGTGTTCCAGATACTATGGCTCCCTTTTTACGTGGAGAGTGGTTATTAGATGCTAAAAACAATCAGTGTCTGCGACTACTCGATCAAATGGCAATTTTACGGAGTGCTAGGTGGGCAGGATGA
- a CDS encoding methyl-accepting chemotaxis protein → MAASIDNYEPTYQQAMTAYVQRNYEVAATLVDQVVQNLPNDPNSHLLRGHIYYVLQQYDVAKEEYQQVLRLTDDQEIIGFANNGIENINQYLQSFGGEIDTSDSQEQINSPKMSDALLYSEQELEDLGASEDFDSNNLDLNFFGEHQEPVNGVEELSSKSPFDIPTEDSIGTREISDSSITFGDDPFAFNEELQEQELNNSKWEEKAELELPAFWQEDLSEESHEESLVNSHFSDKGKKTDHGNLAIDNNNSSFSNFNTGNNDNNFPDLLNDTKFPELNDEDLEYTKYSLGDETLFIVQEEPKNSPSKNSNSQYDLPETEAPDWLKSKKFAEEEAFAPDLSDDTSSFNSNLPVKEKQFKSGEVISKNSFDDDDNFDMEAFESAFGSEGISPYEDSNNILNGENSKSNIEFLDDFEEFDDLGNIPGFDLLEGDSNFGDLAMHSASLETSGSGRSQAVEASASSAASDREEELFTMTGSHEEVPVFSQTDVSKLEPNVSVEQGWLAPLENASIERKQWLIAGSVGIVSALVVATVSFVATTFSPAQQRESVRNTGWAMSLAAGIAGFTTAGFMGNLALKQIRRTTDDLQAQFEAVRQGNLNAQATVFSEDELGHLSTGFNEMARVIFTTTSEAQRKADEQEEAKENLQRQVIRLLDDVEGAARGDLTVQAEVTADVLGAVADAFNLTIQNLRDIVQQVKVAAKDVTKGATNSETFARALSSDALRQAEELAVTLNSVQVMTDSIQRVAEAAREAETVARDASTIALKGGEAVENTVAGILEIRETVAETTRKVKRLAESSQEISKIVALISQIASRTNLLALNASIEAARAGEAGRGFAIVADEVRQLADKSAKSLKEIEQIVMQIQSETGSVMTAMEEGTQQVIKGTKLAEEAKRSLENIIQVANRIDILVRSITSDTVEQTETSRAVAHVMQSVELTAQETSQEAQRVSGALQHLVGVSRDLIASVERFRVETTETR, encoded by the coding sequence ATGGCAGCAAGTATTGATAATTACGAGCCAACATATCAACAGGCGATGACCGCCTATGTTCAAAGGAATTATGAGGTTGCCGCCACTTTAGTTGACCAAGTGGTGCAAAATTTACCAAATGACCCCAACTCCCATTTGCTAAGGGGTCACATTTACTATGTTTTACAGCAGTACGATGTAGCAAAAGAAGAATATCAACAGGTATTACGCTTGACTGACGATCAAGAAATTATTGGTTTTGCCAATAATGGAATTGAGAATATCAATCAATATTTACAATCATTCGGTGGGGAGATTGATACATCAGATAGTCAAGAGCAAATTAATTCCCCCAAGATGTCTGATGCACTGCTATATAGCGAACAAGAATTAGAAGATTTGGGCGCTAGTGAGGATTTTGACAGCAATAACCTTGATTTGAACTTTTTTGGAGAGCATCAAGAACCTGTAAATGGTGTTGAGGAACTATCTTCAAAAAGTCCATTTGATATCCCAACAGAAGATAGTATTGGAACGAGAGAAATATCAGATTCTTCTATAACTTTTGGTGACGATCCTTTTGCCTTCAATGAAGAACTACAGGAACAAGAGTTAAATAACAGCAAATGGGAGGAGAAAGCAGAATTAGAGTTGCCTGCTTTCTGGCAGGAAGATTTATCAGAAGAGAGCCACGAAGAATCATTAGTAAATAGTCATTTTTCAGATAAGGGAAAAAAAACCGATCATGGGAATTTAGCTATTGATAATAATAACTCTTCATTTTCTAATTTCAACACTGGGAATAACGACAATAATTTCCCTGATTTATTGAATGATACAAAGTTTCCAGAGCTTAATGATGAGGACTTGGAATATACAAAATATAGTTTGGGAGACGAAACTTTATTTATTGTTCAAGAAGAACCTAAAAATAGTCCATCAAAAAATAGCAACAGTCAATATGATTTGCCTGAAACCGAAGCACCCGACTGGTTGAAGTCAAAAAAATTTGCAGAGGAAGAAGCTTTTGCGCCGGATTTATCCGATGATACTTCGTCTTTTAACAGCAATCTCCCTGTAAAAGAAAAGCAGTTTAAATCAGGCGAAGTTATTAGTAAAAATAGCTTTGATGACGATGATAATTTTGATATGGAAGCATTTGAGTCTGCCTTTGGCTCAGAAGGGATAAGCCCTTATGAAGACTCAAATAATATACTGAATGGAGAAAATTCTAAGAGCAATATAGAATTTTTAGATGACTTTGAGGAATTTGATGATTTAGGTAACATTCCAGGGTTTGACCTGCTCGAAGGAGATTCTAACTTCGGTGATCTAGCAATGCATTCTGCTTCATTAGAAACCAGTGGCAGTGGACGTTCTCAAGCCGTGGAGGCTTCTGCAAGTAGTGCAGCTAGCGATCGCGAAGAGGAACTATTCACAATGACTGGTTCCCATGAAGAAGTTCCAGTCTTTAGCCAAACAGATGTCTCAAAACTAGAACCCAACGTCAGCGTTGAGCAAGGATGGTTAGCACCATTAGAAAATGCCTCCATAGAAAGGAAACAATGGTTAATTGCTGGAAGTGTGGGCATTGTCTCGGCACTGGTTGTAGCCACAGTTAGCTTTGTCGCTACCACATTTTCGCCAGCCCAACAACGAGAATCAGTGCGGAACACAGGTTGGGCAATGTCACTAGCAGCTGGGATTGCAGGTTTTACCACCGCAGGCTTCATGGGAAATCTTGCACTCAAACAAATTCGGCGCACAACTGATGATCTCCAAGCTCAGTTTGAGGCTGTGCGTCAAGGAAATCTGAATGCTCAAGCCACAGTGTTTTCCGAAGATGAATTGGGTCATTTATCCACTGGCTTTAATGAAATGGCGCGGGTAATTTTCACAACCACAAGTGAAGCCCAACGGAAAGCTGATGAACAAGAGGAAGCCAAAGAAAACCTGCAACGTCAGGTGATTCGTCTCTTAGATGATGTGGAAGGAGCTGCTAGAGGAGATTTAACAGTCCAAGCGGAAGTGACAGCCGACGTATTGGGAGCGGTAGCTGATGCTTTTAACCTGACAATTCAAAACCTGCGGGATATCGTTCAACAGGTAAAGGTGGCGGCGAAGGATGTGACAAAAGGTGCAACCAACTCTGAAACCTTTGCGAGAGCCTTATCTAGTGATGCTTTGCGCCAAGCAGAAGAGTTGGCGGTGACGCTGAATTCTGTACAAGTAATGACTGACTCGATTCAACGGGTAGCAGAGGCGGCGCGGGAAGCTGAAACGGTTGCGCGTGATGCTAGTACGATCGCTCTCAAAGGTGGAGAAGCAGTAGAAAATACTGTGGCAGGGATTTTGGAAATTCGAGAAACCGTTGCCGAAACCACCCGAAAAGTGAAACGGTTAGCGGAATCTTCCCAAGAAATTTCTAAAATTGTGGCGTTGATTTCCCAAATTGCTTCCAGAACAAACTTACTAGCACTCAATGCTAGTATTGAGGCGGCAAGGGCAGGAGAAGCTGGACGCGGGTTTGCGATCGTAGCAGACGAAGTGCGCCAGTTAGCAGACAAATCTGCTAAATCTCTGAAGGAAATTGAACAAATTGTGATGCAAATCCAAAGCGAAACAGGCTCTGTAATGACCGCGATGGAAGAAGGCACACAACAAGTAATTAAAGGTACAAAATTGGCAGAAGAAGCCAAGCGATCGCTCGAAAACATTATTCAAGTGGCGAATCGCATCGATATTCTTGTACGCTCAATTACCAGCGACACTGTGGAACAAACTGAAACTTCCCGCGCTGTCGCTCACGTCATGCAATCAGTAGAACTTACCGCACAAGAAACTTCCCAGGAAGCACAGCGAGTTTCAGGTGCCCTACAACACTTAGTAGGTGTATCCCGTGACTTGATCGCCTCCGTTGAACGTTTCCGAGTGGAAACTACAGAAACCAGGTAA